In Rosa rugosa chromosome 4, drRosRugo1.1, whole genome shotgun sequence, the genomic stretch GGACGTGCTGTCGGACGGGGCATTGAAAGTAGACGGCTTTGCTCTAGGTTTTCTGCTCCGACTTTCTTGGAGCTCTTAGGTTCTATCAGAATGATTGACAAGTTTGTTTTACTGGGCACATTTTGTAAGACTCATTTTTCTACTGGCAGACTTGGTCCCAATTAACTCAAGTGCTACTATCAccttataaaattaaaattaaaataattaaactTGTTGATTTGATCCAATTGGTTGCAGACATTAATCGGGAGTTCATATGTTTGCATCTTGTAAATAAGAACTGCAATGACTAATTGGATTCTAATGCATTAATTATATAGgagaatgaaattcacactcccaaaTTTGATCCACACTCATTCTTTCCTCTTTTAGGACAAAATTCACACACAAAATTTTGTCtttacaaaaatacaaaatttaagatactaaaaaatgaaacttgaagtgtggattgtaaaatgagaaGTGTGATTTTCACTCCAATTCCAGAAATTTGCAAAAGTTACAGTTACGTTTAACTCCAGAAAGAGGACTACCCACGGTATAGTTATCGACAAAGTCTATCTCTTCCCACTTCACGTGGAAACGGTAATTCTCACCCGGTATTTTAAGCGTATAACAGCCATACAAACCCAAATCTATCATGTTGTTTAAGCATATTCACAATGTTCTACTTCAGAAAATCACAGAAACTGCTCTGAGAAGCATAGAATTTTAATAGCAATGATAAATGGCTGCAGTTTTTTTGTGTTCAAAATGACATAAGGAGTACTATCATAGAAATACTATCGTTTTTTGGAAATGAAACCTAACaaaattggggggggggggggggggggggctgtaAGCCTTATTGTTAGACAGTACCTTTCAACTACGAACCTTACTTTTAGACCAAGTAGTAACTCTTCCACTTTCAGGTGGAAGCTCAGAACTACTCATACAGCTAGGGGTTGGGGATCAGAGCGTCGGCCAATGAGATCTCTATATCAGCTCCAATGTTAaattttgagaaaattaaaaaaaaaaaaaaaaaaaaaatgctccaACTACGAACCTTACTTTTAGACCAAGTAATAACTCTTCCACTTTCAGGTGGAAGCTCAGAACTACTCATACAGCTAGGGGTTGGGGATCAGAGCGTCGGCCAATGAGATCTCTATATCAGCTCCAATGTTAaattttgagaaaattaaaaaaaaaaaaaaaaaaaagatgctcCAATTTGTAAGTTCAAGCATCTTGTCACACCTTTCTGATTGGGCTCCGTAAAATGGTTCGGTTACAAGCTGCCATACTGTTGTCAGCCTCAGAAGCTACGTAGGTAGCTGCTACacttgttttatgtactgattCAAAGTGATGATTAATGAGATTCTGTTTAATTGGTTtcaaaagatagagaaatggctCCTAAAATAATACTTAATTCCTTTATGATGGGCTTATGACTCCGTAAGGTAGAAGTATGGTTTAAGAGCTCCTAAACTAACATTCTAGTCCTTTATATCCCAGATGAGCTCTTAAACTAACATTCTAGTCCTTTATATCCCAGATGCTGTTGCTATTTGATCTTCAACTGAGATTAAAAACCACTCTAAACAGTAGTTTTATACAACAGCAGTATATATTTAATCTGTACTCTTCTATTTTTGCTGATAAAATGATAGAACTTATcacaaccaaaagaaaaataatagagCTCACTGAGTGTACTCTCTGCTCTTTAATCTCAGTTAATTTCTTTTTCAGGTGTCCTTGTGTGTCTGTATACCTCTTCGCTCTTTCACATATCGCATATTACAGAGGACTAACACAGGACAATACAGTAAATATCAAAAACAACTATTTCCTTATATAGAGAATTAAAAAATATCCTTATTTGAGGAGAAAAATTAGCTAATTTAAAGCTGAATTTagaggaggaaaaaaaataaagaaaaaaggttTCCATAATCCACTTgacaataataaaaaaaagtggTCAGTCCTGCAGCTACTTTTTGATCAAATGCACCCACCTTAAAcccaaacaaaaatgaaaaatctaaATCATGTTGTCCCCAGATAAATGCTCCTGTACATTCAATATGAAGATAGAAAAAGCCAAACTGGTTCAAAAGCTCAACGAATTAACATTTTGGCTACAAGATGCCGTCAGTTTAATAACTTGGAAACATCTACAAACCGCAATTACATTCTAAAACAAACACAAccaaaaggaagaagagagTACCTTCCGAATTTTCACACTGAGCAGCTCCAAACCCCTCAGCAAAATTTGTCTCTCTCCCCGCCCTAACACCCAAATCAAATGCATACGGTTACAAATGTGGGTCTTCTAATCTAAACCTCCCAAACTAAGTAAACTTCCGCGGCCGTCCCCTCTTCTTTGGATTAGTCCCTGTCCCCGAATTCGAGTTCCCACCTGAAAAATTCAACATTCCATCACCCATTGCCGCCACCGGCACCGGGGCAGGAGGCGGCAGCACAGTCACAGGGGGTGCCCTGGAAGTCTCAGGGGCTTTATTCTGCGGTGGCGGCGTTGTGAAAATTGGTGGCATCCAAGTGGGGAAGGCCGGCGTGGCGGCAGCCGCCTTGCCCTTTCCTCCATTTGCTGAGCTGCCACCAACAAACCCCATGGGGAAGAAGCCCCAGCAACAGTAATAGGCATCCTGGCCTTGCACCATTGGCGGCAAATTCGGGACCAAAACAGCTTCAAACCCTCTCTTACAATTCTGACACCTCAAACAGCAATTCTCATAAACCCTAGGGTACTCATACAGTATATAACAGTAAGGACACGCCGTCCAGAAGCTCGATAATCTCGACCTCTGTTGATTTTGCTGCTGCTGCTCGTCCGAAACGCCGTCGTTTCGAGCATTCTGCCCCCGCCGCACCGGAAGCTTGATCGGATTGgaggctgctgctgctgcagcgGCGGCGGTGAGATCGACTGGGCTGTAGAGGCCCAGCTCGGTGTCGAAGACGGGCTTCTTGGCCGGGTCGGAGAGAACGGCCCATGCATCGGCGACGAGCTTGAAGGCGTGCTCGGCGAAGGCGTATTTGTTCTTGTCCGGGTGGAGGAGCAACGCCAGCCGTCGGTAAGATCTCTTGATCAGATCGTGGTCGTCGGATCGGCGATCCACCAGGAGAATGGAGTACCAGTCGTGGTGGTTGTTTACGCGCTTATCGGCGGCTAGGAGGACGTCGACGACGGCTAAGATCTGATCGGAGCCGTCCAATAGCGGCTCTGTTTCTTGCGCCAGAATGGCGAAGTCGCGCGAGCTGCTCAGATCTCGGTTCTGTAGGAGCTTCTCGGCTATTCCGAGTAACCGCTCGGCTTCGGCTCTGTTCGGATTGTGGTCCATACTTCTCCGATTGGGATCGCCGACGACGGCGATCGCtgttttggagtttgctttttGGTTTGTGCGGAAAAGATCAAAATAGAAATAGAAATAGAAATGGaatgtggggggggggggggggggggggtttacATATCTGGGCTTGGTTTTGCTGGAAATGGCAGGGAATGTTTTCATGCTCGTTCTTTTGCTGGTGggtgttttggtcatttaataTGGCATAGGCCCATATCCACTTCCCCATCACCTTGATGGATCAGTGTACTAGTTTTTCTTTTATGGGCCAACAATCAATAGTGCTAGTTTAGATGGTTAGCAACATTAAGTCAAACATGTTCAATGTTAAATGTACCCCTTACCTTGGATGCTCTCTTATGGTGAAGGTTAAGGAAGGACAGCAATTATTCATGGGAAATGCTTCTGCATTAATGGTTCAAGGCATTGGAAATATTGTTGAGACTTGAGAAGATGGCATTTGGGAAAGAGCTTATTCTCAACAACGTACTTTTCATGTGCCTAACAATATTATAAGAGTTTCTTTTAAGTCTCTATCAATTTGAACTTATAGAAGTCTTGTTTCTATTAAGAAGTCTTCAATAATTGTCAAAGAAGCTTTTAAGTTGGATTTGATTAATTTGTATCAAAGTGAACATAGATTGGTGGAAGatcaaaataaaagaacaaattAAGCTCAAGATGAACTTGTGAATGAGCTTCTTAAGGACCAATAAACTATCATATGAATTTGGTTTGTTGATAAACAATGGTCATTGGGATTTTAGTATAAGAGTTGGTATTGAACAAGAAAGGAAGATGATCGATTAAAATAGTATATGGGTGCCCAAAATAAATTGGTTATCTTATCTCTATTGAGAAGAAAATTACTCTTTGGGTCACTGATCAAGcatttttacaaaaattaatgATCAAGTGAATATTGTTTGGTATGGCGAGTATATTGTTGAAAAGAATTCTTATGATACTTGATGTGTTGCCGGACTTAGGAACTCCAATTTTCCAAAACGTGAACAGAGGTGGTGTTGGCCTAAGGAAATGAATGGAGTAAAAGCTGCTATATTTTAGGTATGGTGATTTGGGAATCTCTtggttagatttttttttttacttgcatGACTGTGGTTATTTCTTTATAATTTTGTGGATTTGATATTTTCATTGCCATGCTTATTTTCAAATGTTTTCGATTTTATGTGATGACCTGAGAGTGAGTGGAGCATAGCGACTACCTTAGATTTCGATCCCTTAAACTTCCAGAGGGCTTGTATGAACAGGATAGTTTCTTACATCATGTGACGTGTGACACCACTTCTAGGTGATACGGCGTAAATGGACACTttctgacaggacccgccccagatttaaccctgaaatccgaagtggccctgcggggcccactttagaagagattctaccaaaaatttggcggaacttcccctaaaattaggctacccaaaacctgtaggaaaacatttacacttctaaatcatcaatccttaatcttctggagccatctgctcccaaatcacaactccaatttcacaaatatcagtctcaacccaaaaacaatattaatcccataggttatcagagcaatactaatccactaggtaacaaagaaaacaaaaatagaatgagtacgcggatgcaatgctgttggctatgcctcgactccatgtacgcccgacctcaactaatttcgcctgcaaactgggcatttgaaaccgaagggcccaggggaaaagtattgaaaaacacgttagcgtgagtggacaaaaataaacaaattaaaaccaaatgtatttcatactttcccacatttatttctttaaaaatcccgatgcatgcaacaatttaaagaaacacaactttagttcagctaaaaaaaaaccgactagccccgctagccacaaccaagcaaagaggaaagaactctaatactcaagaaaataagaccagccccgctggttaagggaatcggactagaccccgctagcccagcaataatataatgagtaggggaagatgatagccatacgaataagccactcaggcttgggtgatagcctcccaggctaaagaactcccataactcccgtaatatacccttacgccactaagtgtagcgataggatactgggctacagaattactgtcacagagacagtaacctgcgccacaaaggcggaagggctacggtgatcccatcaccgcgccacaaaggcggaaaatcaatgctagcatgataaaatcacccctcagtatggcatagggaaacataaccgaaaatccagtaaatccaaaaatacataaggcttccccatctctcgcaaatgcatttccaacgacgtgtcccacacgccaagagtatcatcatgattcgaaacaaaaccaattccaaaatcatcatcgaggcattcccaatgccaaaaccgaaagtcgataaacaaccaagaaataattccatcgaaatctcatttcgaaaatctttcagagatctcaaatcagtgaatgaaaaataaatatgaaattccggaaatcacctcggaaaagaattcattgaaaatcacaatatcagaatttcaaataataattataatcaatttctgaaaatcaattcatattctcaaaaacaactcataaatccaaatccgagcataataagttcatatccgaaactcatgaaaaatcaatgtcaaattataatccaagacaaaatatcatgctcgataaataaaacgataattaaataaaccaataatttcaaaataaatgcatgcatcatttacttaaaaacaaaagtccactcacagtactattgggcgaccacgcaaacgagttccttcatttaactgtagctcgcggcattgccctgtacacaattatatttccgtaaacgacaatccgataaaataattacgaacctaaacgaaacccgaaaatccctatctccattacttctcaaattcaacccaaatctcttccacgacaccaattcctcaatttatatatcccacaacgaaaacgaaggaaatccgcggccggatttcccacaattcaatcacaaaacttcaaacttcggaaattcacaaataattccaaacccctccaaaattcaccaaacttcacatacaagctctacaacaattctacaatttaatgggctaaaaactgaaattaaaacactgccctacacgcctccacgcgccaccggcaaccacctccgatggccaccaaaatttggcagcaccatctactcaacaaacccaacctctttctcaactacaacaagttccaattttacctggaagagctccaatttggccggtgaaaaatttccagaaattccaagaaccctagaaattgaaattgttaattcgacctctacactacaaattgaaatgaaagacgttaggggaaatgatctttgtcaaaaaccgaaccttcgacgccaatttggtggccggagactgccggaatcggaaaatatcggcgttgactcaaaactgctacagtgaccgtcctcttcttctcgttgctgcaccttccacagttcatattaagctacgaaacgaacccagaaatgaagagaaggaagagagctttccaacgacatcttacacgtcaaaatccgtcgccggatggaggagttatggccggaagaaggtgaagaggtcggagaggaagagagaatcggggagaggctcggtaagtttccgaaaatggaaacttaccacagtaactcggctatttatagaaacttactatatgaacagtaactttagtatttcgcttataactttcacatatgaactccgatttttacgtaccacatatgcacgcgctcggtttaacgtcctctacaactttcatgaagaatattttctcaaattttgacccgaacaaaaagtcaacttttagggccactaaagttaccgaaaaagagtaaaagtaaatcaaatagtcgtttactgtccaaatgactagtaaaccggtgaattaagatacgggatgttacattctcccctccttataaaaatttcgccctcgaaatttcatgcTGGTTAGAAAGAAATAGCACATCAATTGCTTCAAAATACCACAATCTCAAAACTTACCAACTCTAACTTAGATTAAGCTTTCCCTTTCGCGACCTCAAATCAACAACCACAAAAACTGTTATGATCCccactacaaaagcaatgaagaCATGCCTATAATCCAAAATTATCAACGTCCAAAGTCGATTCACTTGTCTTGTTAAACCATGTAGCACCATAAACTCGCAAGTACATGAATTccggtgtaaaagaaaattcatttcaatggtTAGCTCAGATAACACATGGTATTAACGTCACAAATCACCCTGTTAAAATTATAGCATTCATAACCTTCTCACAAAAGTCGCTTAGTGAAAATCCAACCCATTTACCAACAACATTGTGATAACCATGCCACAAGATGGTCACTGctaatcaacaattccaaaacaCATCACTTCCTTAGCTACCACAAGACAGCACTTCCTTGTTTGTGCTTAAGTTCCTAATCGAATGTCGTTCACGTAAAGGTCCCATAGTTGTCAAACATACAAAGGTCGACCTCAAACGAACCTATAAGTTCTTAACCAAGTAGATTATGGGGCCACTACACTTCCACTGCGCTACTCTGATATCTGACTAAAATCATTAGTCCAGCTTTGAGATGACGTTCCGAGCCGACTaagaaaactcatttgatagcTACCTTACTGGCCACACATATAACACCTCACTCAAAAACTTTTATAAATACGATAATGTGGAAAAACTTTTCTAAATCAAATGTGTCACAAGAAATTTACTATTTACAAATGCCTCCGATCAAAACTGCTAATAATTCTCACAAGTTAGTACTCGCTTAACTACCATGTCTTGTACCACATCCTCAAAAATCCAGTGCAAGCAAGAATTATAACTACTAACTCTACTCCAGCTCAATGAATCATATCCGGAAGAAGATGCATCACACTCAAGTTGTTCTTAGCCGAAGCTACACTTCTTTAATAGTCATAGATCTAAAATCTGGTTGAATCCATGTCGTTCTCGTTGATCTCTGTTGCCCCAATTGATATTCTTAATCCATATACCAATGTAATTCTCACAACCGAAAACACCACTATCCGTATTATTAAATACTTGATTGGAATTCTGatcaaactcaaataaaataacTTCCTTAGATAATTAGAAAAACTCTCTCTCATAACTGCTCCACCAGTCCCAAGTAGAACATTTCCAACCATCTGTCCGACATCACCTCATAACAATTCTACTACAGGTATGACATTATAGAAAAGTTCTAAATTCTGTATGTGTCAAATCCTCTAATGGACACATACCTCTAATGGACTATGATGCATCAAACAACACTAGAAATTGTTCCAAATCTGATCCAAAATCTGACCAGCAGGAAAGAAATTCaacatttgaaaagaaaaatcctcAAGCTGGAATCTGGTCAGAGGCAACAATCCCCACAAAATTCACAGCATCCCTTGTTGACTCAACAGTTCTAAAGTATGAATATACCCTCAAGTATTACCAAAAAGTCTTATCCACTACTAagcaaaaatttgcaaaaactCTTTTGCTCAAAACAACCTGGAGAGAAAGTCGAATAATAGGTCAAATGGAAAAGCTCAAAgtcaattaattaaacaaataacacTTTGCGTACCACAGAAACGAAAATCTAATTCTCAAGACAAGAAAATGAGATATCAAAGAAGTTCATTATCTGATGTTACAAGAATCACCAAAAATCAGTCATGTCAAACAACGTTGAACTTGCAAGGACTAGAATATAGTCAACTCTCCTTATTTAACTTAAGGCCAATGCTGATAAAGGACGACGGTCCTTACCGAAAAGAGGATAAGATAACCACGAATCCACTCCTCGAGCGACGCTTAACTTATAAAATTTCAGCTACAACAAGAATTCCTATGACTTTCCTGTGCTAACCAAAATTGTACCAAAAACTTTCCAAATCTTCTCACCAAGAATTAATCCAACAACATAACTCAATCATAGTAGCTCAACAATTAGTACTTAAATATCCATTGAACCCTTGATAGAACATAAGCCCAATCAATTTATTCCAACTCAACTTCTACTTCCTGTTCAAGTCGTCTTACCTTTAGATAAGTGGTGACCGGATTTCATTCATACCAACAACTTCCTATACATTTCCAATTAAAGGTCACCACGGTGGCAAAGTTCGCTCAATTCCTCCCAAGGAATCCATTACGTATATTCGATTCAAGCAATAATCAATCCCCCAAGGTAGCTAACACAATTCACAAGATCTTTCCTGAACaatcctttatatatatatcataggacacccgtccaacatcTTGTAGCACACCAAGCGATATTCGGATCCGAATGTGGTCCCACCACAATAATGATCCAATTTCCTCAAAGTAATCAACACTAAAGTACATCACTTAAAGTATGCTACAATACCTTCCGCCCAAAATAACAAGAGTCCTGGTCAAACCTTGACTCGAATATTTCCGGAGCTAACTGAAAACTTATTTCCTTAAAGTTATTCCACCAACCGCTAATATCATATCACAACCCATCCGTCAGGCAAAACTTCCACCAAGAGCCTATCACAATTCAACCTTCAAGGCTCCATAATTCAAAACTCGAATCAaattccatatcacatagtaattccgtTCGAACTTCTATGGACAACCAACAAGGTCATTACCGCTATTCCCCAAACTTATGTGTaactgtttcactcaaaagcggATAACCAAGGACACCCATTTGCATAATATCACATACGAAGAGTTGATTCCAACTCTCCcaattatttaccgaccaaaaCAGTAACTCTATTATAAAACCTTAAGCATTCTACCAATTTCTAGAACTTCAAACACATAACTATAAAAACCCACTCATGTTCATCTCCCTACTCGATACCATCCAAGACTCAGGTAGACAAAACTATAAGTTGTGGTATCTAAAGTCAATTTCTTTTATTCCGAGCAAAACTATGCTCATACACCCTGGTTAGGTCAACGACCCAAATCGacaatttttaaaaaatttcattcTATTTAAAATTCTCATTTACTGTTATCTCTTCCCACTTACCAACATCAGTGACCATAGCCACTTGAAAACACAACCTCTAGACATAACAACCCAGGAcatttcttcaattttctctGTTGTCCACCGGAGAGTGATGCGTAATGATGCCGACATAAGGTGTCCAGTTGAGATACATTCCAATGTGGATTCTCTATAAATGATTTCCAACAATGAGATTCACAAAGAATCTCCATCGAATTCCAGTAATATTCCTCATGCCACTTACAGAGCCGATCGTATCAAGTAACACATTCTCCAAAACTCAATTCAAGGTTAGAACCATCATTATTACTAATTTCAATTCTCCAAAACCGGATTCTAAAACAGTTATAATACTCAGAGAcagcccaaaacaatggtcgttCATCTCTACCAATAAAGTACAAAATAAAACTCCGGTCTCGCACCTTAACCATGCCCCAACAACTTGTTGGCATCGAGGAAGGGATAACCATaacatttcctcgaatcacatttcaTAGCACAACTCGAATCTGTAGAGTAGCCTTACTCTACCAATACCAGGGAAAGGTGCATATGTAAGGAGACCAATACGCAGCGGAATCCCtaagaggtcggcgtacaagaggcatagcaccagaagaaaaccaactagctttgtaccttacacacttgatgaataccacagtaccgaagagtacacgatggggaaccgctgcagtcgggccatcactcgagaggtactgggcaacaccaatcatataaggtaacagaatagaaacgagtctacagaacctaacaacctaatgctctgataccaactgacaggacccgccccagatttaaccctgaaatccgaagtggccatgcggggcccactttagaagaggttctaccaaaaatttggcggaacttcccctaaaattaggctacccaaaacctgtaggaaaacatttacacttctaaatcatcaatccttaatcttctggagccatctgctcccaaatcacaactccaatttcacaaatatcagtctcaacccaaaaacaatattaatcccataggttatcagagcaatactaatccactaggtaacaaagaaaacaaaaatagaatgagtacgcggatgcaatgctgttggctatgcctcgactccatgtacgcccgacctcaactaatttcgcctgcaaactgggcatttgaaaccgaagggcccaggggaaaagtattgaaaaacacgttagcgtgagtggacaaaaataaacaaattaaaaccaaatgtatttcatactttcccacatttatttctttaaaaatcccgatgcatgcaacaatttaaagaaacacaactttagttcagctaaaaaaaaaaccgactagccccgctagccacaaccaagcaaagaggaaagaactctgatactcaagaaaataagaccagccccgctggttaagggaatcggactagaccccgctagcccagcaataatataatgagtagggaaagatgatagccatacgaataagccactcaggcttgggtgatagcctcccaggctaaagaactcccataactcccgtaatatacccttacgccactaagtgtagcgataggatactgggctacagaattactgtcacagagacaataacctgcgccacaaaggcggaagggctacggtgatcccatcaccgcgccacaaaggcggaaaatcaatgctagcatgataaaatcacccctcagtatggcacagggaaacataaccgaaaatccagtaaatccaaaaatacataaggcttccccatctctcgcaaatgcatttccaacgacgtgtcccacacgccaagagtatcatcatgattcgaaacaaaaccaattccaaaatcatcatcgaggcattcccaatgccaaaaccgaaagtcgataaacaaccaagaaataattccatcgaaatctcatttcgaaaatctttcagagatctcaaatcagtgaatgaaaaataaatatgaaattctggaaatcacctcggaaaagaattcattgaaaatcacaatatcagaatttcaaataataattataatcaatttctgaaaatcaattcatattctcaaaaacaactcataaatccaaatccgagcataataagttcatatccgaaactcatgaaaaatcaatgtcaaattataatccaagacaaaatatcatgctcgataaataaaacgataattaaataaaccaataatttcaaaataaatgcatgcatcatttacttaaaaacaaaagtccactcacagtactattgggcgaccacgcaaacgagttccttcatttaactgtagctcgcggcattgccctgtacacaattatatttttgtaaacgacaatccgataaaataattacgaacctaaacgaaacccgaaaatccctatctccattacttctcaaattcaacccaaatctcttccacaacaccaattcctcaatttatatatcccacaacgaaaacgaaggaaatccgacggccggatttcccacaattcaatcacaaaacttcaaacgtcggaaattcacaaataattccaaacccctccaaaattcaccaaacttcacatacaagctctacaacaattctacaatttaatgggctaaaaactgaaattaaaacactgccctacacgtctccacgcgccaccggcaaccacctccgatggccaccaaaatttggcagcaccatctactcaacaaacccaacctctttctcaactacaacaagttccaattttacctggaagagctccaatttggccggtgaaaaatttccagaaattccaagaaccctagaaattgaaattgttaattcgacctctacactacaaattgaaatgaaagacgttaggggaaatgatctatgtcaaaaaccgaaccttcgacgccaatttggtggccggagactgccggaatcggaaaatatcggcgttgactcaaaactgctacagtgaccgtccttttcttctcgttgctgcaccttccacagttcatattaagctacgaaacgaacccagaaatgaagagaaggaagagagctttccaacgacatcttacacgtcaaaatccgtcgccggatggaggagttatggccggaagaaggtgaagaggtcggagaggaagagagaatcggggagaggctcggtaagtttccgaaaatggaaacttaccacagtaactcggctatttatagaaacttactatatgaacagtaactttag encodes the following:
- the LOC133743129 gene encoding uncharacterized protein LOC133743129, with protein sequence MDHNPNRAEAERLLGIAEKLLQNRDLSSSRDFAILAQETEPLLDGSDQILAVVDVLLAADKRVNNHHDWYSILLVDRRSDDHDLIKRSYRRLALLLHPDKNKYAFAEHAFKLVADAWAVLSDPAKKPVFDTELGLYSPVDLTAAAAAAAASNPIKLPVRRGQNARNDGVSDEQQQQNQQRSRLSSFWTACPYCYILYEYPRVYENCCLRCQNCKRGFEAVLVPNLPPMVQGQDAYYCCWGFFPMGFVGGSSANGGKGKAAAATPAFPTWMPPIFTTPPPQNKAPETSRAPPVTVLPPPAPVPVAAMGDGMLNFSGGNSNSGTGTNPKKRGRPRKFT